The DNA segment AAGAATTGTAGAAATATGTTCCGAATGGAAGTTTATGGATTTCAAGCGTTATGCAATACATTACGCACGGATTCCATTCTGGAATCGACAAGAGAGGTTTCCGTAGAGAAAGCCGTTGCAATGTTTGCATTTACTGTCGGACATGGGACAGTTCAGCGAGTCACAGGTGACCGGTTTCAACATTGAAGTGAAACCGTTAATCGACATGTCGGCGCAGTGATGCAAGCACTATGTCGCCTTGCACCCCAGGTGATTGCACCTACACATGTTGATGGGGTGGCTCCTTATATTGAAGGCAATCCCAGACATTATCCATGGTTTGAGGTAAAAAATTCATACTCTGGGTCAAGGAAAGCGATATGCAGTTGACACGTTATAGTCTAGTTGGTCTAATAGCATATCAGCAATTTGTGAAAtcacaattttcaattttttgattGCAGAAATGTTATGGAGCAATTGACGGGACTTATATCGACGCATGGGCGCCCGCCGAGGCAACTAATGCTTATATATCTTGGCATCACCGAGTTAGCCAAAATGTGCTGGCAGCTTGTGATTTTGATATGAGATTCACGTACATATATGCTGGGTGGGAGGGCACTGCTCATGATGCGCGCATATTTATGGATGCATTGACTCGTCCAGGGATCAATTTTCCATGGCCTCCTGAgggtaaaaattatataaaaattatttcatgttGGGCTAATATTTCGTAAACATTATTGatgcttttaatatttttcaggtTATTATTACTTAGTAGATTCCGCCTATCCATGTACTCAGGGATTTTTGCCCCCATATCCTAGGGTGCGATATCACAGGTCTGAGCGTCACGGCAACCGCTCATTTCATGGATATCAGGATTATTTCAATTACTGGCATTCTTCCCTCCGGAATGTTATTGAGCGGAGTTTCGGTGTGTTGAAAAAACGATTTCGAATTTTGCGATCAATGAACCCATACAAGCCAACAAATCAACGATATATTGTTGTAGCATGTTGTGTCATACACAACATTATTCGCACGATTACACCTGATGATCACATTTTTCGTCAATTTAGCAATCCAAATCATTATGAAGGCCAGACAAATGTAGATAACCCGAATCATATATTACATACTCCTGACATGTCATCTGGGGCGGCACAAGCCATGGCTGCAACCAGTGAATCTATCGCACAACCGATGTGGGCACATAGGAGTGCAAATTGatagttgtaatatttttcaTCGTATTTTATGACACTTTTTGTACGTGTCGAACATGTTTTGGAAATTGAAAGCTTTGTGTTgtaatatataggtaatttTTATTACTAACACCATGTTGGGTGGAGAAATATGTTGAAGCTCGAATATTGGCTTTTATGACTTTTATGAGAACACTGGtagtaaaaaaattgataataggTGGAGCATGAGAATATCATATtcataattgaaataaattatatttcatatgagtatttttaattaaaaaatttccgTTCCCGAGCCTTATTTAAAATGAACAACTTGTTGACAATTAATtgcttatttattaattaaataattattggtgtggaaaaaaatattttatatattttatttaaaaaatttatttaaataaattttgtagacataaaaatattaggcaaaatttgtttaaataaatttatttaaacaaaatggaGACATAAAAATGGTTTGTAGTAATAATAAGttggtattatatattttatttaaaaaatttatttaaataaatttctgtTAAAAAAGCTTgtgagaaattaatttttaaaggtgttagaaattatttatcataataattgtgtttataaatacaaaatataaataaaatcaatatttcactatcattattaataaaatcaatcatTGATGAGACCCACacctttttcaacttcctaCTCAAAAGTCAACAActcaacatacttcatacatccAAACACATCAAAGTCATTTCAGTGGGACTCACAAACTCACTTCATCTCTACTCAcaactattcacaactcttctCAACTATCTTCAACACCCAAACGCAACTTTAGTTTTCTCAACAGTGATAAGTAATATAGTACACAAAGAAAGTAACCATAAACTAGAGAAATGTAAAATGTAGAATCAACATAAAAATAGTACACAGAGAAAGTAACCATAAACCATAAAGCAACCCATAAAACAGCAAATGATAAAATTCCCTTTATTTTCCTTAGAAGATAAATACTTACATACAAATAACAAAATCAGGAATGCAGCTCTAGACAAAccatgaaagaaaatgaagctCTGGAAGGGAAGGGAAATAACCAAGGAAGTATTCTGTAGGACGCACTATACGATGCTATTTAAACTGATTAGctgaagtaaataaaaaaaatgcaaataaaaaaaccatccaaacaattaaatttacagaaatgatttgtacagtcgggaaatgcagtcggcgtgcagtcggctgtaaaaaaaaattaatacgggacctatatgaaaaaaaaaaattatttttataactttttataattcatgtaggtcccctgaatataaaacaatttttttataatttttttttattcattccgtacagctgactgcacgccgactgcatttcccgactgtataTAGCAAAGCCCTTAAATTTAAGTCCAGTCCTACTGACACTAAATATTATAGTCACCTGACACGGGCAACATGGGGCCCTAGAATCTAAgttgaaacaaaataaaaaaataaaataaataagcaataAAGCtggaataataattttaaaaaatattagtgaAAGAAAGGCCAACTGATaggtataatcattttaaaaattaatattaactttaaaataataacaataattttaaaagatattagtaaaaagaaaaaagaaaaaaagccaaCTGATAAAGCAggtataataattttaaaatataataattaactttgaaataatatttttaagagtCGCATCACCGTATCGCTAGATCACTAGATCATAAAACGTATAATGTTGTAGGCTCTAGAACCACAGAGCTGTAAAAAACTGCATCTGCATCACTTTGTTCACTGACAAGAAAAGGCCAACTGATAAAGCtagtataataattttaaaataaaaagaataattttaaaaaatattagcaaAAAAGAGGCCAACTAATAGAAATAggtataataattttaaaatttaaaataataataatagttttaaaagatattagtaaaaaaaaaaggccaactGATAAAGCTGGCCCTTTATCAGTGCCTAGAACTTGGGTTAAAACGGGGCCCTAGAACTTGGATTAAATCCCAGAATATACTGTCTTAGAACCTGACACCAATTTACATAACTTACACTTAAACCACATAAAACAgaaataatttcttatttttagtgGAAATTTGTGTCAGTGATACAAATCACTAATACATCATGTACCCttcattaatattatttcaattttcacGTTTTAATAATGTACCCTTCATACATCATGCAAGATAGGTGATCACTGATAGGTGCCCACCCTTTGGAATCTTATACCCTTCATTAAATAAACAAGGAATTTTGATATGTACAccatgaaattaattaaatagctAATAATACTGTACATGATTTGAACTAATAATTACCATTTACTTGAATGTCTTGAGGTGGTGTTCTCAATATCCTAGGAGTAACACTCCCTAGCCTAAGTGATTCTTTGTGGAAGAAATCAACgcatcctatttttaatttaagataCATTTTAATGCTGATTCTTTGTTGGTTGTTTCAACTACAAATATATTATACTGTACATGATTTGAACTAACAATTACCATTTACTTGGATGTCTTGAAGTGTTCTTCTCAGTATCCCAGGAGCAACACTCCCCTGCCTAAGCTGATTCTTTGTTGGTTGTTTCAACAACAAATATATTTGATATAAGATACAAATATCTTAGAAATTAGTATACGTTGATTTCTTCTACTCTTccaatttcaaatatatttgatCTCTCCATTTTGCAGGTATCACGGACAGAAGGAAAAGAAGCTGGCATATGGCACTGGAAATTGGAAAAGGAATTTTTTAGCACTGTAACTATAATATTTGTCAAACCCAACATGTAAATATAAGACAGAAAAACCCAACATTTATACCAGACCGCGGTGGAGAGAGAGTAGCAATGAGAGAACACGGATCAAAATGTAAAATCAATCTATAGAAAAGAATTATATCCTAGAGGACACGGATCCACATGATCAGCTTACATAACCTATCAAAACTGAAAACAACATAATGTATAGAACAAAAAATTGAACATTTATATCCAGAGCCAGCTGGGAGGGTAGCAATTTGAGTACACAGATACACATGTAAAATCAATATGGAAAAGACAATTATATCCCTGGGTATACAGATACACACCAAAACAGAAGACAATAGAAgttactgtttattattgtagCAGCTCGTTAGGCATTTCTAGGGCTGAGAATCGGACGGTTCAGACCTGATAAACCGACTGGATCGGCCACTTttggaccggactggaccggaccCAATTTGGTCCTGTCTCGGTGTAGGGATTTTTCACCTCGGATCGGATCGGACCAGAccgaatataaattaaaaaatatatattatttatataatagttgtatataattaattatataattatatatggtataaaaaaatattaatagtctaatatagacaatagttatacttatactaatatatagttatactaaatcactataattaatacttcaacaatagctatagtaacctatactaatagtctactattaatactaatatactattatataatttatatagttatactaatcataataagttaaaattaaattactagaaatataactatatatatttagtatgaatgtattattatattctttaatagataactataatatgtagtactagtatatattaatatattataagagttatagtataaatataatatataaattataatatactaaatcaccataacagtataactaatactaatactaatatatagctatactaatagtctattattatatagttacactaatcactataattaaaactaatatatagctacacaatatacttatatagttgtactaatattattaatctattatatagtctaagactctcaattctaatataggctatatagttataactaatatttatatttatattaatactaataatgtatagtatagttatactaactaactgattcaacataactaatattattaatataatatagtcaaattgaattactaatagtctattactaatacaattaaatagttatactaatcataaattcataataactaaatcattataagtctataactatatatatttagtatcaatgtattactatattctttaatgtataactattaactataatatatagtactagtataaccgatcaaaaaaatatatatagtactagtatatatattaatgtattaacatattataaaagttatggtataaattataatatatcatgtatttgtaaatttataatagtattagtatagttagctttatatgtaatatgttagtatcaaatcactataactacatagagtattagtaataagagtattgcTATTATtgctattattactattatttaatatagtattacatatagtattactgtcattacatatagttattagttatagaatTAGTACTAGTAttgttattagtactaatagactaatagaattagttattagtattacatatagttacatatatagttatcactattactattattacatataattattagttatagtattattactaatagactaatagtattagcgtattactaatatatatatatatataatagtacaccatatgtatatatattaaatatatcacaatataattacataa comes from the Carya illinoinensis cultivar Pawnee chromosome 8, C.illinoinensisPawnee_v1, whole genome shotgun sequence genome and includes:
- the LOC122274432 gene encoding protein ALP1-like, whose product is MERESSSDNEPQVEANLTTEGASSSNFDQTWDEYQEWRRQDNTYLDHMAILLAAVEEEESTEQVVERMLQHNIGLRGREYIVAILNGHPKNCRNMFRMEVYGFQALCNTLRTDSILESTREVSVEKAVAMFAFTVGHGTVQRVTVMQALCRLAPQVIAPTHVDGVAPYIEGNPRHYPWFEKCYGAIDGTYIDAWAPAEATNAYISWHHRVSQNVLAACDFDMRFTYIYAGWEGTAHDARIFMDALTRPGINFPWPPEGYYYLVDSAYPCTQGFLPPYPRVRYHRSERHGNRSFHGYQDYFNYWHSSLRNVIERSFGVLKKRFRILRSMNPYKPTNQRYIVVACCVIHNIIRTITPDDHIFRQFSNPNHYEGQTNVDNPNHILHTPDMSSGAAQAMAATSESIAQPMWAHRSAN